Proteins from one Hydrogenophaga sp. SL48 genomic window:
- a CDS encoding LPXTG cell wall anchor domain-containing protein, translating into MDRFLNLQLQQTGPFMNSIIYIVGLVVIVLAALSFFGLR; encoded by the coding sequence GTGGACCGCTTTTTGAACCTGCAACTTCAGCAAACGGGGCCCTTCATGAACAGCATCATTTATATCGTCGGCCTGGTGGTCATTGTTCTCGCCGCCTTGTCGTTTTTTGGCTTGCGCTGA
- a CDS encoding IclR family transcriptional regulator: MTSSSRALAILSLFDEQHPVWHTDEINEAAGYTRATGYRYVKDLVEFGFLRKVSAGRYALGPRIIELDFQLRRSDPLLLTAVPVMEELVRKARLDAVLTTLFGNHLVDIHRTSIDPTLELSYGRGRPRPLFLGAAAKVILAHLARPQLVRLYADHAEEIARCQLGADWNAFRTRMSEIRRAGFYWSRGELEPAVSGAGIALFNADGEVAAGLALIGLTESLDKLGETKLRTLLERARDDINARLAASQA; this comes from the coding sequence ATGACCAGCTCATCCCGGGCCCTTGCCATCCTCAGCCTGTTCGATGAGCAGCACCCTGTCTGGCACACCGACGAGATCAACGAAGCGGCGGGCTACACGCGCGCCACCGGGTACCGGTACGTGAAGGACCTGGTCGAGTTCGGCTTCCTGAGAAAGGTCTCCGCTGGCCGCTATGCGCTGGGGCCGCGCATCATCGAGCTGGACTTCCAGCTGCGCCGCTCAGACCCCCTGCTGCTCACGGCGGTGCCGGTGATGGAAGAACTGGTGCGCAAGGCCAGGCTGGACGCTGTCTTGACGACCCTTTTCGGCAACCACCTCGTGGACATCCACCGGACCAGCATCGATCCGACCCTGGAGCTGAGCTACGGGCGCGGACGGCCCCGTCCCCTGTTCCTGGGCGCGGCGGCGAAGGTGATCCTGGCCCATCTGGCGCGGCCCCAGCTCGTCCGGCTGTACGCCGACCACGCCGAGGAGATCGCCCGTTGTCAACTGGGTGCCGACTGGAATGCGTTCCGAACGCGCATGAGCGAAATCCGGCGCGCCGGGTTTTACTGGTCCCGCGGAGAACTGGAACCCGCGGTGTCCGGCGCCGGCATCGCGTTGTTCAATGCGGACGGTGAGGTGGCGGCGGGTCTTGCGTTGATCGGGCTCACCGAATCGCTCGACAAGCTGGGTGAAACCAAGCTGCGCACGCTGCTGGAGCGGGCGCGCGATGACATCAACGCCCGGCTCGCGGCCTCCCAGGCGTAG
- a CDS encoding fumarylacetoacetate hydrolase family protein, giving the protein MKLVSYERNGVAGFGLVRDGGVIDLLSAFDGRYPDLKALIEGNALDEARGFASRPADFPLDSVSLRPVIPNPGKIWCAGLNYGEHVRETGREVTEQPTYFLRFADSQVGHGGSIVRPPESIKLDYEGEIAVIIGKPGRRIAEADSWDHIAGYACYNDASVRDWQLHTSQWGPGKNFWCTGGFGPWMVTADEIPADTEMTLVTRLNGTEVQRATTRQLIHSIPRLIAYASTVAPLRAGDVIVTGTPGGVGAKRSPPLWMKAGDVVEVEVDRIGVLRNTVADEA; this is encoded by the coding sequence ATGAAACTGGTGAGCTATGAACGCAATGGCGTGGCGGGGTTCGGGCTGGTTCGCGACGGTGGCGTCATCGACCTGCTCAGCGCCTTCGACGGTCGATATCCCGACCTCAAGGCGCTGATCGAGGGCAACGCGCTGGACGAGGCGCGCGGCTTCGCGTCGCGCCCGGCGGATTTCCCGCTGGACAGCGTGTCGCTGCGGCCTGTGATCCCCAACCCCGGAAAGATCTGGTGCGCGGGCTTGAACTACGGCGAGCACGTGCGCGAAACCGGGCGCGAGGTGACCGAGCAGCCCACGTACTTCCTGCGCTTCGCCGACTCGCAGGTGGGCCATGGCGGCAGCATCGTGCGCCCGCCCGAATCGATCAAGCTCGACTACGAAGGCGAGATCGCGGTGATCATCGGCAAGCCGGGCCGGCGCATCGCAGAAGCCGACAGCTGGGACCACATCGCCGGCTACGCCTGCTACAACGACGCTTCGGTGCGCGACTGGCAGCTTCACACCTCGCAGTGGGGACCGGGCAAGAACTTCTGGTGCACCGGTGGTTTCGGCCCCTGGATGGTGACCGCCGACGAGATCCCGGCCGACACCGAGATGACGCTGGTCACGCGGCTCAACGGCACCGAGGTCCAGCGGGCCACCACCCGGCAACTCATCCACAGCATTCCGCGCCTGATCGCCTACGCGTCGACGGTCGCGCCGCTGCGCGCGGGTGACGTGATCGTCACCGGCACGCCCGGTGGCGTGGGCGCCAAGCGCAGTCCGCCGCTGTGGATGAAGGCGGGCGACGTCGTCGAGGTCGAGGTCGACCGCATTGGCGTGCTGCGCAACACCGTGGCCGACGAAGCCTGA
- a CDS encoding PAS domain-containing protein: protein MKSEPFDTEALRQARIAELIETLHDVEQQLEALTGGEVDAVTNRAGRTWLLPRAQEKLRHEVARKQAALLDALPSSVALLDANGVIVAVNEAWRRFGDANGLRDPDHGVGRNYLDICDTVASPDAARNPAVAVALRAVLAGERSTLSIEYPCDSPQEQRRFLLTAAPLEAGRRAGAVIMHVDISDRVRAEQAHLHSAELLQAVADGTPDIVFVKDLEGRYLLCNNALARFTGRAVEQILGHDDRALYGAAEASKTIENDRRLLASGEAHASEESLTGPGGRRTFNSARAPFRNAQGEVIGVICIARDITDDKRAHQALRDSEAILDMAGRVAKVGGWRLDTIHRHLHWSDIVASLHDEPAGYSPSLEEGIESFVAEYRAGVRTAVERCAKFGVPYDVEAEKISATGRRFWVRTMGEAVRDDAGRIVYIQGALQDITERKLAALDTQKLATRLTNTLESITDGFFTVDRDWRFTYVNREAARLWGRPRDMLLGHVMWDLFPEALGTAFEQAYQRSMGGETGVSIEGFYAPLQTWFGIDCHPSEDGLSVYFRDVTARRLAQQHLKLLEAGVAQLKDTVIITEVAPDVSLGARIVFVNEAFERMTGYARDEVLGRSPSLLNGPLTDPVEIHRISAAFERLEPVHVEMIAYTRSGRSHWIELDITPVATSGDQCTHFVSIARDISERRHHEQHLRDLNAGLEDRVRHRTLELERARELAEQANRAKSSFLAMMSHEIRTPMNGVVGMIDVLEESRLRPEQRDLVNTVRESAYALMAIVDDVLDFSKIEAGQFDIDCEPMDVIAVVEGVSDALHPLAVNKGVGFHLYTDPRLPHGMLGDAARLRQVLMNLLGNAIKFSQGVSRRGTVSLRALRVAGPAGEDTLLVEVSDNGIGMDPATLARLFSPFTQADASTTRRFGGTGLGLSISHRLLSLMGGEVTVRSAPGEGSTFTVRLPIAVAPDDPRTGTAEARPPLAGLPCLVVGAATGPARDLGDYLDHAGAEVTCRQTPEQAQAWLRSVGPGPCVVVIADAPDTPEDSDPMLAACRAVGAQRPELALAFVLFERGRRHPPRQHARDQVWLDGEGLHRARFLDGVDQAARLRPWDDPAEPPAEGETAPMPLQALDGPASRPDAKPLILVAEDNEINQKVLTQQLSLLGYRAEVASNGVEALACWRQGGHVLLLTDLHMPLMDGYTLAAAVRAGEVGGAARLPILALTANALREEELRCLQAGMDAYLSKPVRLAQLKSAIETWLRPTPTPTLSPVTVPGGAAATASPPVNLGVLADLLGDDPAVIQDVLATFRASTVGAALTMAQAHAAGEAQTLFQTAHKLKSAARAVGAARLGRICADIEAITAQRHSPLLAALEPLMAEFRIELRAVHSFLDQQQR, encoded by the coding sequence ATGAAATCGGAGCCTTTTGACACAGAGGCGCTCCGCCAGGCGCGCATCGCGGAGCTCATCGAGACCCTGCACGACGTGGAGCAACAGCTGGAGGCGTTGACCGGGGGCGAAGTCGACGCCGTGACCAACCGGGCCGGCCGCACCTGGCTGTTGCCCAGGGCCCAGGAAAAGCTGCGTCACGAGGTCGCCAGGAAGCAGGCCGCGTTGCTGGACGCGCTGCCGTCGAGTGTCGCGTTGCTGGATGCCAACGGCGTGATCGTCGCGGTGAACGAGGCTTGGCGGCGTTTCGGTGATGCGAACGGCCTCCGGGACCCCGATCACGGCGTGGGCCGCAATTACCTCGACATCTGCGACACGGTCGCCAGCCCGGACGCGGCCCGGAACCCGGCGGTGGCGGTCGCGCTGCGCGCCGTGCTGGCGGGTGAGCGCAGCACCCTCTCCATCGAGTACCCCTGCGACTCGCCGCAGGAACAACGGCGTTTCCTGCTGACGGCGGCTCCGCTGGAGGCGGGGCGGCGCGCCGGCGCGGTGATCATGCATGTGGACATCAGCGACCGGGTGCGGGCCGAGCAGGCCCACCTGCACAGCGCGGAACTGCTGCAGGCGGTGGCCGACGGCACGCCCGACATCGTCTTCGTCAAGGACCTGGAAGGGCGCTACCTGCTGTGCAACAACGCGCTGGCCCGTTTCACGGGGCGCGCGGTCGAACAGATTCTCGGCCACGACGACCGTGCCTTGTACGGCGCCGCAGAGGCCTCGAAGACCATCGAGAACGACCGCAGGCTGTTGGCCTCGGGCGAGGCGCACGCCTCCGAGGAGTCGCTCACGGGCCCGGGTGGGCGGCGCACCTTCAATTCGGCGCGGGCCCCCTTCCGCAACGCGCAGGGCGAGGTGATCGGGGTCATCTGCATCGCGCGGGACATCACCGACGACAAGCGGGCCCACCAGGCCCTGCGTGACAGCGAGGCGATTCTGGACATGGCGGGCCGGGTGGCCAAGGTGGGTGGCTGGCGGCTGGACACGATCCACCGCCATCTCCACTGGTCCGACATCGTGGCCAGCCTGCACGATGAGCCGGCGGGCTACTCGCCCTCGCTGGAGGAGGGCATTGAATCCTTCGTCGCCGAATACCGCGCCGGTGTCCGCACGGCCGTGGAGCGCTGTGCCAAGTTCGGTGTGCCCTACGACGTGGAGGCTGAAAAGATCTCGGCCACGGGGCGCCGTTTCTGGGTGCGCACCATGGGCGAGGCGGTTCGGGATGATGCGGGCCGCATCGTGTACATCCAGGGCGCGCTGCAGGACATCACCGAACGCAAGCTGGCCGCGCTGGACACACAGAAACTGGCCACGCGGCTCACGAACACACTGGAGAGCATCACCGACGGCTTCTTCACCGTCGACCGGGACTGGCGCTTCACGTATGTCAACCGCGAGGCAGCGCGCCTGTGGGGGCGGCCTCGCGACATGCTGCTGGGACACGTGATGTGGGACCTCTTCCCCGAGGCACTGGGCACGGCCTTCGAACAGGCGTACCAACGGTCGATGGGCGGCGAAACCGGTGTCAGCATCGAGGGCTTTTACGCCCCCCTGCAGACCTGGTTCGGCATCGACTGCCACCCGTCAGAGGACGGGCTCTCGGTGTATTTCCGGGATGTCACCGCGCGGCGCCTGGCGCAGCAGCACCTGAAGCTGCTCGAAGCGGGTGTGGCGCAGCTCAAGGACACGGTCATCATCACCGAGGTGGCGCCCGATGTGTCGCTGGGAGCCCGCATCGTGTTCGTCAACGAAGCCTTCGAACGCATGACCGGCTACGCCCGCGACGAGGTGCTGGGGCGCTCACCGAGCCTGCTGAATGGTCCGCTGACCGATCCCGTCGAGATTCACCGCATCAGCGCGGCGTTCGAACGCCTCGAACCCGTGCACGTGGAAATGATCGCGTACACCCGCAGCGGCCGGTCGCACTGGATCGAGCTCGACATCACCCCGGTGGCCACGTCGGGCGACCAGTGCACCCATTTCGTCTCGATCGCGCGCGACATCAGCGAGCGGCGTCACCACGAGCAACACCTGCGCGATCTCAACGCCGGGCTGGAGGACCGGGTGCGCCACCGCACCCTGGAACTGGAGCGGGCGCGCGAACTGGCCGAACAGGCCAACCGCGCCAAGTCGTCGTTTCTGGCGATGATGAGCCATGAGATCCGCACGCCGATGAACGGCGTCGTCGGCATGATCGACGTGCTCGAAGAAAGCCGGCTTCGCCCTGAACAGCGCGATCTGGTGAACACCGTGCGCGAGTCGGCCTATGCCCTGATGGCCATCGTCGACGACGTGCTGGATTTCTCGAAGATCGAAGCCGGCCAGTTCGACATCGATTGCGAGCCGATGGACGTGATCGCGGTCGTCGAGGGGGTCAGCGATGCCTTGCACCCGCTGGCGGTGAACAAGGGCGTGGGCTTTCACCTGTACACCGACCCCCGCCTGCCACACGGCATGCTGGGCGACGCCGCGCGCCTGCGCCAGGTGCTCATGAACCTGCTCGGCAACGCGATCAAGTTCAGCCAGGGGGTGTCGCGCCGTGGCACCGTGTCCCTGCGCGCCCTGCGCGTCGCCGGACCTGCCGGCGAAGACACGCTGCTGGTGGAGGTGTCGGACAACGGCATCGGCATGGACCCCGCCACCCTGGCGCGCCTGTTCTCGCCGTTCACGCAGGCCGACGCCAGCACCACCCGGCGCTTCGGTGGCACCGGGCTGGGGCTCAGCATTTCGCACCGCCTGTTGTCGCTGATGGGGGGTGAGGTGACGGTCCGCAGCGCGCCGGGCGAGGGGTCGACGTTCACCGTGCGCCTGCCCATCGCGGTGGCGCCGGACGACCCCCGCACCGGGACCGCAGAGGCACGGCCGCCGCTGGCGGGTTTGCCCTGTCTGGTGGTGGGCGCTGCGACCGGCCCCGCCCGCGACCTGGGCGACTACCTGGACCACGCCGGCGCCGAGGTGACCTGTCGGCAGACCCCGGAGCAGGCCCAGGCGTGGTTGCGCAGCGTCGGCCCGGGCCCCTGTGTCGTGGTCATCGCCGACGCCCCGGACACCCCCGAAGACAGCGACCCGATGCTCGCGGCCTGTCGTGCCGTCGGGGCGCAACGCCCCGAGCTGGCGCTGGCCTTCGTGCTCTTCGAGCGGGGTCGCCGGCACCCGCCGCGCCAGCACGCGCGGGACCAGGTGTGGCTGGACGGCGAAGGCCTGCACCGGGCCCGGTTCCTGGACGGCGTGGACCAGGCGGCGCGCCTCCGGCCGTGGGACGACCCCGCCGAGCCACCCGCCGAGGGGGAGACCGCGCCGATGCCGCTCCAGGCGCTGGACGGCCCCGCGAGCCGCCCTGACGCGAAACCCCTGATCCTGGTGGCAGAAGACAACGAGATCAACCAGAAGGTGCTGACCCAGCAACTCTCGTTGCTCGGCTACCGCGCCGAGGTGGCGTCCAACGGCGTCGAGGCGCTGGCCTGCTGGCGCCAGGGCGGGCATGTCCTGCTGCTGACCGACCTGCACATGCCGCTGATGGACGGCTACACGCTGGCCGCTGCGGTGCGCGCCGGTGAGGTGGGCGGTGCCGCGCGACTGCCCATCCTGGCCCTGACCGCGAACGCCCTGCGGGAGGAAGAGCTGCGCTGCCTGCAGGCCGGCATGGACGCCTACCTGAGCAAGCCGGTGCGCCTGGCGCAACTCAAGTCGGCCATCGAAACCTGGCTGCGGCCCACGCCAACGCCCACGCTGTCGCCCGTGACCGTGCCGGGAGGCGCGGCGGCGACCGCATCACCACCGGTGAACCTGGGCGTGCTCGCCGACCTGCTCGGTGACGATCCGGCCGTGATTCAGGACGTGCTGGCGACCTTTCGCGCCAGCACGGTGGGCGCGGCGCTGACGATGGCCCAGGCCCACGCCGCCGGTGAGGCGCAGACCCTGTTTCAAACCGCCCACAAGCTGAAGTCGGCCGCGCGTGCCGTCGGGGCGGCGCGCCTCGGGCGGATCTGTGCCGACATCGAAGCGATCACCGCCCAACGCCACTCGCCGCTGCTGGCGGCGCTGGAGCCGCTGATGGCCGAGTTCCGCATCGAGTTGCGAGCGGTGCACTCGTTTCTCGACCAGCAGCAGCGTTAG
- a CDS encoding NAD(P)/FAD-dependent oxidoreductase — MIIGGGFAGLWCTRALASAPVRITLVDKANHHLFQPLLYQVATAGLSAPDIAAPLRHILRRQRNVRVLMAEVTGIDVQAKAVHLGGPVAPQTLHYDRLLVASGATHAYFGRDEWAAHAPGLKTLDDALAIRRRLLLAFEQAEAATSDEERQAWLHFAIVGGGPTGVELAGTLAELARHTLREEFRQFDPRQAQVRLIEAGPAPLASFPPKLQQRTKAQLESLGVEVCCGTPVADITDQGYRLGDQFVPCRTVLWAAGVAASPLGAMLGAPLDRAGRVKVNPDLTLPGHPEVFVAGDLAALARPDGRPVPGVAPAAKQMGAHVARSLRAGLAGGSARPFAYADQGNLATIGRMAAVVDLRGFQFSGLLAWWFWLAAHVFFLIGFRNRVSVLLNWAMAYWTYQRGARIVLGEDRSSDQPG, encoded by the coding sequence GTGATCATCGGTGGGGGCTTTGCCGGCCTGTGGTGCACGCGTGCGCTGGCGTCGGCGCCGGTCCGCATCACCCTGGTCGACAAGGCCAACCACCACCTCTTCCAGCCGCTGCTGTACCAGGTCGCCACGGCGGGCCTCTCGGCCCCCGACATCGCGGCGCCGCTGCGGCACATCCTGCGGCGCCAGCGCAATGTGCGGGTGCTGATGGCCGAAGTGACCGGCATCGACGTGCAGGCGAAGGCGGTGCACCTGGGTGGGCCGGTGGCGCCGCAGACCCTGCACTACGACCGGCTGCTGGTGGCCAGCGGCGCCACCCACGCCTACTTCGGCCGCGATGAATGGGCCGCGCACGCGCCGGGCCTGAAGACGCTCGACGATGCACTCGCCATCCGCCGCCGCTTGCTGCTGGCCTTCGAGCAGGCCGAGGCCGCCACCAGCGACGAAGAGCGACAGGCGTGGCTGCACTTCGCCATCGTGGGCGGCGGGCCCACGGGCGTGGAGCTGGCCGGCACGCTGGCCGAGCTGGCGCGCCACACGCTGCGCGAAGAGTTCCGCCAGTTCGACCCGCGGCAGGCGCAGGTGCGGCTCATCGAAGCCGGCCCGGCGCCGCTGGCCAGCTTCCCTCCGAAGCTCCAGCAGCGCACGAAAGCCCAGCTGGAGTCGCTCGGTGTGGAGGTCTGCTGCGGCACGCCCGTGGCCGACATCACCGACCAGGGTTACCGCCTGGGCGACCAGTTCGTGCCCTGTCGCACGGTGCTGTGGGCCGCGGGTGTGGCCGCGTCGCCGCTGGGCGCGATGCTGGGTGCCCCGCTGGACCGGGCGGGCCGCGTGAAGGTCAACCCCGACCTCACGCTGCCCGGTCACCCCGAGGTGTTTGTCGCCGGTGACCTGGCGGCCCTGGCGCGGCCCGACGGCCGCCCCGTGCCCGGCGTGGCCCCCGCGGCCAAGCAGATGGGCGCGCACGTGGCCCGCAGCCTGCGCGCTGGGCTGGCGGGCGGCAGCGCAAGGCCGTTTGCCTATGCGGACCAGGGCAACCTGGCGACCATCGGCCGCATGGCGGCGGTGGTGGACCTGCGCGGCTTCCAGTTCTCGGGCCTGCTGGCCTGGTGGTTCTGGCTGGCCGCGCACGTGTTCTTCCTGATCGGGTTTCGCAACCGCGTCAGCGTGCTGTTGAACTGGGCCATGGCCTACTGGACCTACCAGCGTGGCGCGCGCATCGTGCTGGGCGAGGACCGTTCCTCAGACCAACCGGGCTGA
- a CDS encoding catalase, giving the protein MKPTPVKRADHPTQDSAPLAAQGAAAQALAAAMPHNANKALEFGRENAVTPPPGATVPSPSPIASASTLSEVNVSAKSSDLDRARSDASGQVLTTNQGVAIGDNQHSLKAGLRGPTLLEDFVLREKITHFDHERIPERIVHARGSAAHGFFEAYEPMTAFTRAAPFQTAGKITPVFTRFSTVAGERGSTDTARDIRGFAVKFYTHEGNWDLVGNNIPVFFIQDAMKFPDLVHAVKPEPHHGMPQAASAHDTFWDFASLSPETTHTLMWVMSDRGIPRSLRMMQGFGVHTYRLVNAAGESHFVKFHWTPKLGTHSLVWDEAVKLSGADSDFHRRDLWEAIEAGEYPEWELGFQIFTEAQAEAFSFDVLDATKLIPEELVPVTPVGRMVLNRNPDNFFAETEQVAFCTAHVVPGIDFSNDPLLAGRIHSYVDTQITRLGGANFHEIPINAPLAAPHNHQRDGLHRRAIPRGRVAYEPNSLGGGCPFQAGTAGFVSFPQPVDEGQSDKLRGKPEKFADHYTQATLFYESQTAVEKAHIAGGFRFELSKLTVPAIRERMVSSLVNVSEELAASVAAGLGMAVPPAIPKALANPAPPEVTTSTALSLTALPGSGGIRSRSVAILVADGVDGKSLATAQAALRAAGATVHLIAPRLGPVKPASGDPFDATGTLENSPAVLFDGVVLPDGARGVKALGTLIEVMDFISNQHRHGKTLLALGASKALMAQAGASPTLASGEADPGIVIGTAAKAERAVADFITALGRHRHPEREAGALAP; this is encoded by the coding sequence ATGAAGCCCACCCCTGTCAAACGCGCCGACCACCCAACGCAGGACAGCGCCCCACTGGCGGCTCAAGGTGCCGCCGCGCAGGCGCTCGCCGCAGCGATGCCCCACAACGCCAACAAGGCGCTGGAGTTCGGCCGCGAGAACGCCGTCACACCACCGCCGGGCGCCACCGTGCCCAGCCCGTCGCCCATCGCGTCGGCCAGCACACTGAGCGAGGTCAACGTGTCGGCCAAGAGCAGCGACCTCGACCGCGCGCGCTCGGACGCCTCGGGCCAGGTGCTGACCACGAACCAGGGTGTGGCCATCGGCGACAACCAGCACTCGCTCAAGGCCGGCCTGCGTGGGCCCACCCTGCTCGAAGACTTCGTCCTGCGCGAGAAGATCACGCACTTCGATCACGAGCGCATCCCCGAGCGCATCGTGCACGCGCGCGGCTCGGCGGCGCACGGCTTCTTCGAGGCCTACGAGCCGATGACGGCGTTCACGCGTGCCGCGCCGTTCCAGACCGCCGGCAAGATCACGCCGGTCTTCACGCGCTTCTCGACCGTCGCCGGCGAACGCGGCTCGACCGACACCGCGCGCGACATCCGCGGCTTCGCCGTCAAGTTCTACACCCACGAAGGCAACTGGGACCTGGTGGGCAACAACATCCCGGTGTTCTTCATCCAGGACGCGATGAAGTTCCCCGACCTCGTGCACGCGGTGAAGCCCGAGCCGCACCACGGCATGCCGCAGGCCGCCTCGGCGCACGACACCTTCTGGGACTTCGCCTCGCTCAGCCCCGAGACCACGCACACGCTGATGTGGGTGATGTCGGACCGGGGCATTCCGCGCAGCCTGCGCATGATGCAGGGCTTCGGCGTGCACACCTACCGGCTGGTCAACGCGGCGGGTGAGTCGCACTTCGTCAAGTTCCACTGGACTCCGAAACTTGGCACGCACTCGCTGGTGTGGGACGAGGCGGTGAAGCTCTCGGGCGCCGATTCCGACTTCCACCGCCGCGACCTCTGGGAAGCCATCGAAGCGGGCGAGTACCCCGAGTGGGAACTCGGCTTCCAGATCTTCACCGAGGCACAGGCCGAGGCCTTCAGCTTCGACGTGCTCGACGCCACCAAGCTGATCCCCGAAGAGCTGGTGCCCGTGACGCCGGTGGGCCGCATGGTGCTCAACCGCAACCCCGACAACTTCTTTGCCGAGACCGAGCAGGTGGCGTTCTGCACCGCGCACGTGGTGCCGGGCATCGACTTCAGCAACGACCCGCTGCTGGCCGGGCGCATCCACTCCTACGTGGACACCCAGATCACGCGGCTGGGCGGCGCCAACTTCCACGAGATTCCGATCAACGCCCCGCTCGCCGCCCCGCACAACCACCAGCGCGACGGGCTGCACCGCCGGGCCATCCCGCGTGGCCGTGTCGCCTACGAGCCCAACTCGCTCGGCGGCGGCTGCCCCTTCCAGGCCGGCACCGCGGGCTTCGTCTCGTTCCCGCAACCGGTGGACGAGGGCCAGAGCGACAAGCTGCGCGGCAAGCCCGAGAAGTTCGCCGACCACTACACCCAGGCCACGCTCTTCTACGAGAGCCAGACCGCCGTCGAGAAGGCGCACATCGCGGGCGGTTTCCGCTTCGAGCTGAGCAAGCTCACGGTGCCGGCGATCCGCGAGCGCATGGTGTCGTCGCTGGTCAACGTGTCCGAGGAACTTGCTGCCTCCGTCGCCGCCGGGCTGGGCATGGCCGTCCCGCCCGCGATACCGAAGGCGCTGGCGAACCCCGCCCCACCCGAGGTCACCACCTCGACCGCGCTGTCGCTCACGGCCCTGCCGGGCAGCGGCGGCATCCGCTCGCGCAGCGTCGCCATCCTGGTGGCCGATGGCGTGGACGGCAAGTCGCTCGCGACCGCGCAGGCGGCGCTGCGGGCCGCTGGCGCCACGGTGCACCTGATCGCCCCGCGCCTGGGGCCGGTGAAACCCGCCAGCGGCGACCCCTTCGACGCCACCGGCACGCTGGAGAACTCGCCCGCGGTGCTGTTCGACGGCGTCGTGCTGCCCGACGGCGCCAGGGGCGTGAAAGCGCTCGGCACCCTCATCGAGGTGATGGACTTCATCTCGAACCAGCACCGCCATGGCAAGACCCTGCTCGCGCTCGGGGCCTCGAAGGCACTGATGGCGCAGGCGGGCGCCTCGCCGACGCTGGCGAGCGGCGAAGCCGATCCGGGCATCGTGATCGGCACCGCCGCCAAGGCGGAGCGCGCGGTGGCGGACTTCATCACCGCGCTGGGCAGACACCGCCACCCCGAACGCGAAGCGGGCGCCCTGGCCCCCTGA
- a CDS encoding glutathione S-transferase family protein gives MSLALYGHPFSSYTQKALIALYENGTPFEFRCIGPDTPEHAAEWLRRWPIARFPLLLDGERQIVETGLIIEYLQLAHPGPVRLLPADPMAALDVRFLDRYFDLYVMSAVQLAVDTALLRYPMPVDKGRAIASERLERAYGWLEGHLAGKTWAAGDHFTLADCAAAPSLFYADWVHQIPETHPVLRAYRSRLLARPSFARAVEEARPFRSLFPLGAPDRD, from the coding sequence ATGTCGCTCGCGCTCTACGGCCACCCCTTTTCCTCGTACACCCAGAAGGCGCTCATCGCGCTCTACGAAAACGGCACCCCCTTCGAGTTCCGCTGCATCGGGCCCGACACGCCGGAGCACGCGGCCGAGTGGCTGCGGCGCTGGCCCATCGCCCGGTTCCCGCTGCTGCTGGACGGCGAACGCCAGATCGTCGAGACCGGCCTGATCATCGAGTACCTGCAACTCGCGCACCCCGGTCCGGTGCGCCTGCTGCCCGCCGACCCGATGGCCGCACTGGACGTGCGCTTTCTCGATCGCTATTTCGATCTGTACGTGATGAGCGCCGTGCAGCTGGCCGTGGACACCGCGCTGCTGCGGTATCCGATGCCGGTTGACAAAGGCCGAGCCATCGCCAGCGAGCGGCTGGAGCGCGCCTACGGCTGGCTCGAAGGGCACCTGGCCGGCAAGACCTGGGCCGCTGGCGATCACTTCACGCTGGCCGATTGCGCGGCCGCGCCCTCGCTGTTCTATGCGGACTGGGTGCACCAGATCCCCGAGACGCACCCGGTGCTGCGCGCCTACCGCTCGCGCCTGCTGGCGCGTCCGTCGTTCGCCCGGGCGGTCGAAGAGGCGCGGCCATTCCGCTCGCTCTTTCCGCTGGGGGCGCCCGACAGGGACTGA